The stretch of DNA GTCGCTTCACAGCGCACACCGAATGCTTCCGCAATAATGGTGGTGTAAGACAAACCCGTATGGTTTTCAAACTTATCCAATGGCTTCAGAGTTGGTGTGTAAAAAGGAGAAAACACTTCTACATTCCCTGCTTCATCACGCACCTTAAGGTATAAGGTCGAGCCTTTGAAATCTGAGTTTGGCAGTTGAGCAATGTACTTGGTGATGCGGTTGAGTGCAGGATCGCCTTTACACAACAACACGCCGCCGTTGCTATCTACAATGCCACCGAAATCTAATGTACCCACATAGTTACACCATTTGATCGGTGTACACGGTGTGGTTGCTACGTATTCTTTGTTTTTATCGTCAAAATATCCGAATTTCATCATCACTATCCCTAGCCCCTCCCAAATCAGGAGGAGCCAAAACAATTTGTCGTAAGTTGGTTGGTGTCAGCTCAATGACTGATTTAAATTGACTGGCTAGCTCGCTAGCGAGTTCTCACTTAGAGCATCGAACAAGTGGAAAGCATCCAAATCCAAATAAAGTGTCAGCTCTTTCACATCGACTTCAGCGGCTTGGGTTTCAACCATCAGCGGTTGACCGCCAATTTCTGTTTTCAGAAGAATGCTTGCGCCTAGTAGTTCCTTGTCTTTGATTTTTACAGGGAATGGCAGCACGCGGTCGTGGTCAACTTGCTCGGCACGTAGGTGAATGTCTGTTGGACGAACACCAAAATGCAGCGCTAGGTTCTTAGACGCCAGAGACTTAAAGCGCTCAGGCAGTGGGATATGAACATCGCCAATTTCAACGAAGTACTCGCCTTCTTTTTCAATCAGTTTTGCTTCCAACATGTTCATTGACGGGTTACCAATGAATTGCGCGACAAACTTGTTTGCAGGACGCTGGAACACCTCGGTTGGTGTACCAACTTGAGCAACATAACCGTCTTTCAGAATCACGATACGATCCGCCAGTGTCATCGCTTCGATCTGATCGTGGGTTACGTAGATCGTGGTAGTTTTAAGCTCTCGGTGTAGGTGTTTGATCTCTTCACGCATCACGCCACGAAGTTTTGCATCTAGGTTAGATAACGGCTCATCAAACAAGAAAACCTTAGGCGTACGAACCATCGCACGACCCATTGCCACACGTTGACGTTGACCACCAGAAAGCTCTTTTGGCTTACGGTTCAGTAGCGGGTCAAGCTCTAGCATTTTCGCTGCTTTTAGCACTTCTACGTCGATTTCTGCTTTTGGCATGCCCTTCAGTTTTAGCGCAAAGGCGATGTTCTCGTACACCGTCATGTGTGGGTACAGAGCGTAGCTTTGGAATACCATCGCCAAGTCACGGTCTTTCGCGTCGACTTTATTCATCAGCTTGCCGCCAACCACAATGTCACCAGAACTGATGCTTTCAAGGCCAGCAAGCATGCGTAGCGTTGTCGATTTACCACAGCCAGATGGGCCAAGGAAAACCACGAACTCACCGTCTTCAACCGTAAAATCAAACTCTTTGACGACTTCAACATCACCGAATGATTTTTTGATGTTCTTAAATTCTACTTTAGCCATTATCTGTTCTCCTCAGCGCGCTCTAGCAGCATATTTCGGTACGCAATTGCGCTCTGTTTCAATGTTCTTTCTTGGGTGGTGTAGTCAACATGGACAATGCCAAAACGCTGGCAGTAGCCGAATGCCCACTCAAAGTTATCCATCAGGCTCCAAGCGAAGTAACCATCAACTTTCACACCGGCTTCAACCGCGTTGTGAACCGCTTCGATATGACCTTGGAAATAGCGAACACGTTGGTCATCCATCACTTGTCCGTTAACACGCTCGTCGTTGCCTGCAGCACCGTTCTCTGTGATGTAGATAGGCGGCATGTTTTCGTAACGCGCATCCAGTCTTACCAATAAATCGGTTAAACCTTGTGGGTTAATTTCCCAGCCGATGTAAGTGTGTTCTGCGTCAGTCTGTTTTACTGATTCAATGTCGCCGTTCTCATTGAAGCGAGCGACATTGCGTGTGTAGTAGTTGATACCGATGTAATCAACCGGTGCGCTGATGATGTCTAAATCACCTTCAAGGATCATTGGCATGTTCATCGCTTGGCGTTCAACCACTAACTGTGGGTACTCGCCTTTCAATACTGGGTCGATGAACCAGTGGTAGTTTTCCGCTTCACAGTAGTCTGCTGCCGCTTGGTCTTGTGGTGTGAACGGGTAAGCTGGCGTCGCATTGAATACCACACCATGCTTGGCATGAGGGGCATTCTTGCGAAGAATCGGCATAGCCAAACCATGTGCCAGCATTAGGTGGTGAGACGCTAGGTAGCCCTCTTTTTCACCCTTGATACCTGGTGCGTGTTCGCCCCAGCGGTAGCCTAGGAATGCAGACACAAACGGTTCATTCAGCGTGGTGTACACATCGATGTTGTCACCAAAGTATTTACTCACCACTTCTGCGTATTCTGCGAATTTGTAAGACGTTTCACGGTTTAGCCAGCCGCCTTTATCTTCAAGGTATTGCGGAAGATCCCAGTGATAAAGTGTCACATACACCTTCATGCCACGAGCATGACACTCATCGATGATCTGACCGTAAAACTCTAGGCCTTGCTGATTCACGACACCGTCTTGTGGCAGGATGCGCGGCCATGCAATCGAGAGACGGTAAGCATCAACGCCTAAGCCTTGAATCATCTCAATATCTTGTTGCCATAAGTGGTAGTGGTCACACGCCACATCACCACTATCGCCGTTATCGACCTTGCCCGGCGTCTTACAGAAAGTGTCCCAGATAGACGGTGTACGACCGCCCTCTTCAACGCCGCCTTCAATTTGGTATGAAGATGTCGCGACACCGAATACAAATTCCTTACTGCGTAACTTTGAATCACTTGGAAGTTGATATTTATTCATTGTTATAACCCTTAAACCTAACCTTTGACTGCGCCGGACGTTAAACCACTGATCATCTGTTTCGATGCGAACAAGTAAGTAATCACGAGCGGTAAAATAGAAATTGTGGTACCTAGCATTACCGCGCCCCATGGCGTATTCGGAATGCCTTGAACACTTCGAAGTGCTTGCGTAATAACATAGTTATCTGGGTTGTTTAGCACCACGAGAGGCTGCATGAACATGTTCCAGAAGAAAACGAACTGAACAATCGCAAGCGTTGCCAGTGCAGGCTTCATCAGTGGCAGTACCACGCTCCAGTACGTTCTGAACTCACCAGCACCATCCAATTTCGCTGCTTCAAGTAGCTCTTTTGGAATCGATGCAATCACATGCTGACGCATCAAGAAGATACCAAATGGTGTGGTGGTGAACGGTAGCCATACCGCCATGTGGTTATCCAGCAAGCCTAAGAATTTCACGATCATGAAGTAAGGGATCAAGCTAAGCACCGGCGGAATCGCCATTGAGCCAACCAGCATGCCGAACAACACGTTCTTACCGCGGAACTTAAACACAGCAAACGCGTAACCACCCATGCTACAAAACAGCAGCGAGATGGTGGTGCCTAAGAAAGCCACGTAAATCGAGTTAAACATCGCTTTCCAAAACGGCATGATTTCAAGCAATTTGGCGTAGTTAATCGCCAGGCTATCGCCAATCGCAAAGCTAATGCCCGTTCCGAAAATTTCAGAACGGTCACGCGTTGATAGCAGTGCCGACCATACAAATGGAAAGACTGTAATTAGCGCTGAAACAACCAGTAAAATGCCTAACATGACCATCAAGATCTTAGTCAGAATATACATGCTGCGTTCGCTTGGCATCAGTCCACTTAGTGGTGAGGTATTTGTCTTAATTGAAGTCGACATCTTAATGTTCCCCTAAGCCTTTCTTACCGAAGAGTAAAAATTGAACTAATGTACAAGTCGCGATGAGTGCAAACAGTAACCATGAGATAGCAGATGCTGTGCCCATTTCTAGCCATTCCCAACCCACTTTGTAGAGGTACATCGAAATAGTTAGACCTGATTGACCCGTACCACCTGTACCACGTGTTAGTACGAACGGTTCTTCAAACATTTGCAGGTTACCGATGATGGTCATCGTGATAGCAAAGAAGATGAATGGACGAATCATTGGTAGTGAAATGTTCCAGAAGCGGCGGAAAGCATTGGCACCATCCATACGTGCAGCTTCTAAAATGTCTTTAGGAATCGTCATTAAACCGGTGGTGTAAAGAACGATGTTGAAACCGGTGTATTTCCAGAAAACCATGATCGCGATAGACGGCTTCACCATAGTGGCATCGTCTAACCAACGGATTGGCTGGAAATCGTTAACCCAAGCAAATGCCCAACCAAACAGCGTGCTATCGGCCAGAGCCATCAGCGTTTGGTTAATGATTCCTGAGTTAGGAGAGTACATGTTGAAGAAAATCAGTGACGCTGCGACCGTTGAAGTGATAAACGGTAAAAAGTACGCTGATGTTAGCCAGTGACGCATGCGATCACCCATAGAAACCAACATGTAAGCCACTGGAATAGCAACTAAATGCTGAGCCACACCTGACGTGATAGCTAACCAAAACGTATTCTTCAATGAACGCCATAACCACGGGTCAGTCAAGGCAATATGATAGTTCTCAAAACCAACGAACTCCATTGCATCCATGCCTCTTACCGGGTTCCACTCGTGGAACGACAGGTAAACGGAGAACAACAGCGGGAAGATCCCAAATACAGAAAAAATGATCAGAAACGGCAGAAGAAATCCATACGGTGTAAGCGCTTTCAAATTTAGACGAGAAAAAAGACTTTTATCCGCAGGTTCTATCGTTGTGCTCGCTGTATGATTCATAGTAACGACCTCTTAAAAAAAGGAAGCGCGTTATCCACGCTTCCTCACTTACTTAAAGTAAAAATAAATTACAAACTGCGTGTGCGACGCTTGATTAGACGTTCAGCCTCTTTCAGCGCTGTCTTGATATCTTTACCTTCATCAAGCACTTCCATTAACGCGTTCTCCAAAATTATAGAACGTGCAACGTGATCGCCTTGTGCTGGAGATACTGGTTTGATATTTTGCGCAACTTCAGCAAAAAGAAGACGTGCTTTTTGTCCGCCAAGGAACTCCATCTCCTCTTGGAAAAGCTCATCGTCATACGTGGTTACGTTAGAAGGGAAGGCCGCGATAGTCTCAAAGGCACCCAGCTGAACATCACGATCAGTCGTCATGTATTCAATAAGAGCCCACGCTTCATCTGGGTTGTCCGATTGAGTTGGAATAGAAAGGAATGAACCACCCCAGCTTCCGTAGATACCATCTGGAAGGTTAGAGACTGCCCATTTACCCGCAGTATCTGGAGCCATCCAGTTTTGAAGGTGACCCAATAGCCATGCGCCAGATAATTGAGTTGCTAACGTACCGTTACGGAAGCCTTCGTACCATTCGTTAGACCAAGCCAGAATGCGGCCGTCTAAGCCTTTGTCGCGAATCTCTTTTGCTACTTCAAAAGCGTGAACAAAACGCTCTGATGTCACCACTGGGTTACCATCTTTATCAAAATAAAGGCCTTCACCCTCAGGAACCGTCGTGAAGATAATGGCTTGTGCAACATCTGATGCTGAAGCGATAAGTTGTACGTTTTGCTCTTTCAGTTTTTCACCAGCAGCGATGTATGAATCCCAATCTTTGATTGCTTCATTAACATCAATGCCCGCTTTTTCAAATACATCGGTACGGTAGTACATAACACCTGGACCAAGGTCGACAGGGATGCCGTACATATCACCATCAGCGCCTTTGCCCTGTGCCCACGCATAAGATGCGAATCGTTCTTCGTACTTATCTGCACCGTAGTTTTCAGACAAGTTAACTAGGCCGCCAGAACCCACGAATGGACCAATTTTCTCAACGTCGACAACAATCACATCACCCGCACCAGAACCCGTTGCAAGGTTCGTTGTCAGTTTAGTGTGGTGGTCACCGTGGTTGTTCATAAGGTAATCAACTTTGATACCCGTTTCCTTTTCGAAATCAGGCAGTAATACCTTTAGGCTGCTATCGAAATCAGGGAAACCGTCGAAACGAATTTCTTTGTCTGCTGCATTCGCAGCTGTTGTACCTAATCCTAAAGCAACCGCGCATGAAAGCGCTAAGGTCTTAAATTTCATGTTCTATCCTTAATATTTTTATAGGGTAACTGGTAAATCCGATACCGAGTTTCTAGTGACCAACGTCGGCAGCAATTTAAAGTTCACGTCATGTTTTATTTTTTTTAGCTTCTGTAGAGTGAGCTGTACTGCTTCAACGCTCATCTCTTCAATAGGGAAATTAATGGTGGTCAAACTAGGGGTCAGATAGCGCGCGAAGATGGTGTTATCGAAGCCCACCAGTGATACATCTTTAGGAACAGACAGCCCCTCTTGATGCAACACCTCGAAGGCGCCAAATGCCATGTGATCATTCGAAGCAAATACTGCTGTGAAATGACACTTACGATTTATCAGCTTCTTCATCGCACTGATGCCAGTCTCTTCAGTAAAGCCCGCTTCCGAGACTAATGCTTCATCGTATGGCACACCCGCTTCTTCCAAGGCCTTTCGATACCCCTGCAAACGCCCCCTAGCATCTGCTTTATCTAAAGGCCCGGTAATACACGCGATATCTGTATGTCCCTTTTGCAATAGATATTGAGTAGCGAGTAGCCCCCCGACTTCGTTATCAATATCAATGCAACTCATCGCCATTTCTGGGATGAAGCGGTTAATTAAAACCACAGGGGTCCCCTGTTCTTCCAATTCAATTAAATAGTCATCACTGAGCAGTTGAGTGTGAAGAATCAAAGCATCAACACGACGCCCCAATAGAAACTCCACCGACTCGCGCTGCCCTTGTTCGGTGTTCGAGCCCGCCGCAACAACAGCGTGGTAACCAAAGCGGCGTAGGTTTTCTTCTATGCTATGCAAGATGCCTGAATAGAAAGAGCCACCAAGCTCTGGAACAACAACGCCCACACTACCAGTACGACTTGAAGCCAAAGCTTGAGCGATAGAGTTCGGGCGATAACCCAATTCTTTGATCGCTTTTTCAACCTTTAGCTTCTTGTCATGACTGACTCGGCTAGTGCCATTAATAACCCTAGACACTGTCGCCTGAGACACACCTGCATGTTCTGATACGTGTTTAATTGTTGCCACTCGAACCTCGATACTTCATTAGCTTGTAACCGCTTACAAAACGATTATTAAAGAAAGGCGTCTTGGTTGAAGTGAGTGTCATCACACTAAAGTTGGAGGTAAAAAGGCCAGTTGTGGAAATCATGAAAGCGCTTACAGATTAACTTCACGCCATGAAACTGTTTCATGAGATTATTGTTCATATTATCAAGATGGCGCTCGGTTACTTGTTCGTCAGATCAAACAAGCCCGCCTAAATCCATTTTTTGAAAACGTTATTTGATGATGAATCCGCAGCTGACGGCAATATACACGGGGAAAGTGACCTTGTTATTTCAATGGCCTTTCGAAATTGTATGAGAACATTTCACGGTAATTTTTAGCTCAAAGCCTTTTCATCAGAAAAAACCAGATACGAAAACGCCCAGCGGAAGGCTGGGCGTGAAATCATGGAAGAAATTAACTGGCTCTAATCTTTGTGATTAGATGATTCCGCTAACTTAAACTCTTGAGTTAATGAGAATTGCTGTTGCGACATGGTTTCAAGCTGTTGACCGTGGGAAAAAAGCACTTGGGAACGTTGCGAGTTATCTTCAGCCAAGGTGTGTATCTGGCTGATATTTTGAGTGACTTGAGAGGCAACGACTTGATGCTCTGTCGTCGCGGTCGCAATTTGATGGCTTCTTTGCTCTACTTCGTTGAGAAGATCAGACACTGTCGATATCGAGTGATTAACTTCGCCGGTTTGTTCTACGCATTGAATCATCCCCTCCACGCACTGATTGATCTGTTCAACCGCCAGTTTAGAGCTAGTTTGCAACTGCTCGATCTTGTTGTGTATCTCTTGCGTTGATGCATTGGTTTTGGCTGCTAACACTCGAACCTCATCCGCAACTACAGAGAAACCACGCCCTTGTTCTCCCGCTCGCGCGGCTTCTATTGCCGCATTCAACGCCAGTAGATTGGTTTGCTCAGAGATCCCAGATATCACATCCAGAATGGACCCAATACTGGCGCTTTCGCTTTCAAGCTGACCAATGGTCGCCGTTGATTCCGCCAGCTTATTTTCTAGGTTGCCCATCAATTCGACGCTTTTATTCATGGTCTTTTGCCCATCACTGGAACTGGATACCGCTTCGGTCACTAGCGTTAGAGTTTGGTTGGCCGCCTGAGTGATCTCCGTCACTGAGCACTCAATTTGTTCCATCGCTGTCGCTACCATCACCGTTTGATTGGTTTGTTCTTGCATCGCTTCACTCAGAGAACGGCTGGTGCTTTGGTTTTCAAGGGAAGCTTCCTTTAAACGTGTTGAGGAGTGGCGCATGTTGTCAATCATTTGGGTCAGGTGACTGATCACCAAATTGACTTTATCGCTCACCAAACCAAATTCATTATTGGCTTGATAGTGAACCATCACGCTCAAGTCTTTTTTGGCGACTTGGTCTAGTGCACTTTGCAGTAATTTACTTGGCTTGCGAATCCCTTTAGCGATGTTCAGCCCGATTAGCAGCGCAATAAAAACCGACCCAATAGCAATGATGGCCTGCATCAACAGTGCTTGATGAGAGAAGTCCATCGACTCGTGATATAAACGTTTAGCCGTGTCTTCCGCATACATAGAAAGCTCATCAAAATGGCTTAACTGCACATCAATAAGCTGGTCGATCTCCACTCTTTGCTGAGCAATGCTCTCATGTAGCTTCACGGTTTCCATATGCGTTGACACAGATCCTTGCGCTGAAAATACATGTGAAGCGAGCAGTGATAAAGACTGTTTACTGCGGCGTAACAAAGATGAGTCCAGATTATCCAAGTCTGATACAGCTTGTTCGAATCGCTCTTTACGACTTTGTAGACGACGTTCAACTCCACGAACCTCCGATGACGTTTGCAGAGAGAAGGCTTCATTCGCTTCTGCGGCAATCAAACTCAACTGAACCAACAAGGCTTCTACCGCTTTTTGCGTGTTACCCGAACTCTTACTCGCCAATTGATTAACCAAGGTGTTATTGAGTTGTCCTACCACAGATTGAAATTGTTCCTGCTCCATCGAACCGAGATCTTTACTATCCAAATAAGAGACGTATAAGTTCAAGGACTGCTCTACCTTATTGATGGTGGCAACGCCCGTTTCTTCAATATTTTGGAGCATGGGTTCAAGTGGTGAGCCCGATTCAGCCTTGCCATCAAACCAATTTAACTGCTGCTGATATCGCTCGATATTACTCAAAACGGTTTGTTTCAGCGGTTCGAGCTCATCAATGTAGTTGGCAGATAAATAGGGAGTAGTACTGCGATTAATGTCCAAAAAACGAATGGTGAGCGTGGAGGATTGGAGCATTAAAGGGGTGGCTTGTTGAGTTATGGTTTCGATGTGTGAGGTTATGTTCTTGTTACTGCTAATACTCAACCATGCGCTACCCAGCATGATTACTATCAGCGTGAAGAAACCTAAATAGACTCGAGACACAATGGAAGAAAGTCTCATCGTTATTCCTTGATCTAGTGGCGAAAAAAAAGGGCACAAAAATGTGCCCAAGAATGGAGTTAATTGAAACGTGCCCTAATCAATCTGCCTTTAGGGCTAAAATGGACAGTATTACTTACTCTTTAAAAGCATAGGTATTTCAACGTATGCTCTTAAAAAGCATGGATATTCGAAAGTATGGCTCTTTGAAAATATGCCTAATTCAAAGAGCTATTGTTTCTAGCTTGTGATTACCACCAAGCTTCAAACATTGCGCCGAACGCAAGTGTATCTGCAGTAACCGTTTCAGTTGTGCCTTTAGTCTCCACATCACCCACTGTTGTGTAGAAACGTAGCATTGGACGACTCCAAGGTAGACCACCAAGTGATACGTTTTGAGATAGCGTGACTTTCCAACCGTTTTTCTCAGAACCATCATCACGATCTTCCATCGCATAGCCCGCTTCTAACCATGTAGAATGCGTGTCATCCCATTGGTACTGTGGACGAACGATACCAGCGTATTCGCTCTGCTCTGTTGCATCATTACCAGAGATGTCTTTGTACGATATAAGGTAATCAATAATGAATTGATCACTCGTTGCGTAATTACCTTCTAAACTTACATAGATAACTTGCTTATCGCCCGCTAACTCAAATACTGAGTTGTCAGCACCGTCAGCGTATTTAGCAACTAACTTGTTGGAATCACCTAAGCCAAGAGTTGCACCGATTTGCCATGCATTTTCATCGCTTACTTTATTCCCGATAGTATCGGCTTCTTCAGACGCGAAACCATAGTTAGCATACAAATCTAGGTTGCCAATACCAGCATTGATGCCGTGAAGTTTCGACGTAATACCATAACGGCCTGAATCATTACCTAGAGCACCGTCTTCGCTATCAACCGCACCAACAAAACCCATATCTAGCTTAATGCCACCAAGGTTTAAGTTGTTAAAGCCCGCACCTTGACCATCGTGAGACATCCAGAAGTAATCGTTCAAACCTTGTTGTGGGCGCTGATGGAAATCACGACCAGCCCATGCGTATAGCTCAGGTTGGCTCTCAACGAAATTAGTGACACCAGCGTACATTTTCTTCAAGTTTACGCCGCCAGAAGAACCCCACTGATCGTTGTTCCAATCATCAAGCATGAGCACTACGTCCCACTTCGCGCCGCTATCTGCTTGGAAAATTTTTCCTAATTGAAACTCACCGCCGTTGGCTTCGTTACCTAAACGACCAAGAGAGCGGCCTGAGCTACCAACTTCAACATAGCGATTGTCTCCATCCGAGTAATGTGCGCCGTAACGAGCGTAACCAGAGAATACAATCCCTTCTGGCACTTTCGTGTCTGGAGTCAAAACTGCTGGCTGTTGATCGTTAACATAATCAATTTCTACAACCTTAGATTCTAACTCTTGAATTCGTTTTTCTAATGCTTCGATATCAGTATCAGCAGCAAAAGAAGAGAGTGAAGCAAGCGACGCCGCCACTGCGACTGTTATTGGCAAAAGCTTAAATTTTTGCATTGTATTTCCCTATTATTTTTTTGAGTTTTCATCGAACAGGGAAATATTAAGCAATGAAAGCGTTGAAAAGTTGGTCGCTGTTCACACTGATAAATCAACTTAAATGCCATGAAACTTTTAGAAAATCCATGATGAAAACTACTGATTTTAGATCAACAGGTTATAGTGAAAAATGCGTAAAATATCAGCTTGAAATCGCTTTCATTTCATCAGTAATGGTGGCGGCTATCACGTAAAAGGGTGCCGAAAGGCAAAGAGAACGAGGTGTGAATTTGATTGGTTTTCATATATATGAAAAACCTCAAAATCTAAGGCAGATTTTGAGGTTTTTTGGTCTGAGTTAAATACCCAGTTATCTAAAACCAAGTATTCGCTACAATGAATCTAGAGACTCAATTCCCATATTGAACAGGGTAAATGCGTAGATATCAGCAGTGAGGTCGATAGCTTTACTCAGCGGCATACCTGCCCCATGCCCTGCATTGACGTCAATACGGATCATCACTGGCGCGCCACCTTCATGCTTATCTTGCAGCTCTGAAATGAATTTATAAGAGTGAGCTGGCACCACACGGTCATCATGATCAGCGGTCGTAACAAGAGTCGCCGGATAATCTACGCCGCGCACCACATTGTGTACCGGTGAATAACCAAGCAGGTATTCAAACATCTCTTTATTCTGCGCTGACGTGCCGTAATCGTACGCCCAGCCTTCGCCAGACGTGAAGGTGTGGTAACGCAGCATGTCCAACACACCGACCGCAGGCAGAGCCACTTTGAACAGCTCAGGCCTTTGCGTCATACACGCGCCAACCAACAAACCACCATTAGAACCGCCGCGGATCGCTAACTTATCACTGCAGGTGTAATTTTCTTCAATTAAGAACTCCGCTGCCGCAATAAAGTCATCAAACACGTTCTGCTTCTGTTGCTGAGTTCCGGCTTTGTGCCACGCCTTACCATACTCACCACCGCCACGCAGGTTAGGTACCGCATACACACCACCCAGCTCCAACCAACTGCCGACCGTGCCCGAGAAAGCAGGCGTTAGGCTGACATTGAAACCACCATAGGCGTACAACATTGTTGGGTTATTGCCATCTAACACGAGTCCCTTCTTATAAGAGATAAGCATCGGAACCTGTGTGCCATCTTTCGAGGTATAGAAGACCTGCTTAGATTCGAACTTGTCCGATTCAAAAGGAGACTCAGATCGTTGATAAATTTCTGAGTTACCCGACTCGACATCAAAAGAGAAAATGGTTGGCGGCGTAACATAGTTGGTAAAGGTGTAATAAAGCTGGGTTTGCTCTTTTTTACCACCCAAGCCACTGGCCGTTCCGAGATCAGGTAAATAGATTTCACGAACCAGATTGCCTTGGTAATCCAGCTGTTCAATCTTGGACACCACATCGACCATGTAATGAGCAAACAAGTAACCACCGCCCGTGCTGATGTCTAATGGCTGTGGCTTTTCGGGAATGAT from Vibrio splendidus encodes:
- a CDS encoding carbohydrate ABC transporter permease gives rise to the protein MPSERSMYILTKILMVMLGILLVVSALITVFPFVWSALLSTRDRSEIFGTGISFAIGDSLAINYAKLLEIMPFWKAMFNSIYVAFLGTTISLLFCSMGGYAFAVFKFRGKNVLFGMLVGSMAIPPVLSLIPYFMIVKFLGLLDNHMAVWLPFTTTPFGIFLMRQHVIASIPKELLEAAKLDGAGEFRTYWSVVLPLMKPALATLAIVQFVFFWNMFMQPLVVLNNPDNYVITQALRSVQGIPNTPWGAVMLGTTISILPLVITYLFASKQMISGLTSGAVKG
- a CDS encoding ABC transporter substrate-binding protein is translated as MKFKTLALSCAVALGLGTTAANAADKEIRFDGFPDFDSSLKVLLPDFEKETGIKVDYLMNNHGDHHTKLTTNLATGSGAGDVIVVDVEKIGPFVGSGGLVNLSENYGADKYEERFASYAWAQGKGADGDMYGIPVDLGPGVMYYRTDVFEKAGIDVNEAIKDWDSYIAAGEKLKEQNVQLIASASDVAQAIIFTTVPEGEGLYFDKDGNPVVTSERFVHAFEVAKEIRDKGLDGRILAWSNEWYEGFRNGTLATQLSGAWLLGHLQNWMAPDTAGKWAVSNLPDGIYGSWGGSFLSIPTQSDNPDEAWALIEYMTTDRDVQLGAFETIAAFPSNVTTYDDELFQEEMEFLGGQKARLLFAEVAQNIKPVSPAQGDHVARSIILENALMEVLDEGKDIKTALKEAERLIKRRTRSL
- a CDS encoding carbohydrate ABC transporter permease produces the protein MNHTASTTIEPADKSLFSRLNLKALTPYGFLLPFLIIFSVFGIFPLLFSVYLSFHEWNPVRGMDAMEFVGFENYHIALTDPWLWRSLKNTFWLAITSGVAQHLVAIPVAYMLVSMGDRMRHWLTSAYFLPFITSTVAASLIFFNMYSPNSGIINQTLMALADSTLFGWAFAWVNDFQPIRWLDDATMVKPSIAIMVFWKYTGFNIVLYTTGLMTIPKDILEAARMDGANAFRRFWNISLPMIRPFIFFAITMTIIGNLQMFEEPFVLTRGTGGTGQSGLTISMYLYKVGWEWLEMGTASAISWLLFALIATCTLVQFLLFGKKGLGEH
- a CDS encoding GH1 family beta-glucosidase; the encoded protein is MNKYQLPSDSKLRSKEFVFGVATSSYQIEGGVEEGGRTPSIWDTFCKTPGKVDNGDSGDVACDHYHLWQQDIEMIQGLGVDAYRLSIAWPRILPQDGVVNQQGLEFYGQIIDECHARGMKVYVTLYHWDLPQYLEDKGGWLNRETSYKFAEYAEVVSKYFGDNIDVYTTLNEPFVSAFLGYRWGEHAPGIKGEKEGYLASHHLMLAHGLAMPILRKNAPHAKHGVVFNATPAYPFTPQDQAAADYCEAENYHWFIDPVLKGEYPQLVVERQAMNMPMILEGDLDIISAPVDYIGINYYTRNVARFNENGDIESVKQTDAEHTYIGWEINPQGLTDLLVRLDARYENMPPIYITENGAAGNDERVNGQVMDDQRVRYFQGHIEAVHNAVEAGVKVDGYFAWSLMDNFEWAFGYCQRFGIVHVDYTTQERTLKQSAIAYRNMLLERAEENR
- a CDS encoding methyl-accepting chemotaxis protein produces the protein MRLSSIVSRVYLGFFTLIVIMLGSAWLSISSNKNITSHIETITQQATPLMLQSSTLTIRFLDINRSTTPYLSANYIDELEPLKQTVLSNIERYQQQLNWFDGKAESGSPLEPMLQNIEETGVATINKVEQSLNLYVSYLDSKDLGSMEQEQFQSVVGQLNNTLVNQLASKSSGNTQKAVEALLVQLSLIAAEANEAFSLQTSSEVRGVERRLQSRKERFEQAVSDLDNLDSSLLRRSKQSLSLLASHVFSAQGSVSTHMETVKLHESIAQQRVEIDQLIDVQLSHFDELSMYAEDTAKRLYHESMDFSHQALLMQAIIAIGSVFIALLIGLNIAKGIRKPSKLLQSALDQVAKKDLSVMVHYQANNEFGLVSDKVNLVISHLTQMIDNMRHSSTRLKEASLENQSTSRSLSEAMQEQTNQTVMVATAMEQIECSVTEITQAANQTLTLVTEAVSSSSDGQKTMNKSVELMGNLENKLAESTATIGQLESESASIGSILDVISGISEQTNLLALNAAIEAARAGEQGRGFSVVADEVRVLAAKTNASTQEIHNKIEQLQTSSKLAVEQINQCVEGMIQCVEQTGEVNHSISTVSDLLNEVEQRSHQIATATTEHQVVASQVTQNISQIHTLAEDNSQRSQVLFSHGQQLETMSQQQFSLTQEFKLAESSNHKD
- a CDS encoding LacI family DNA-binding transcriptional regulator, yielding MATIKHVSEHAGVSQATVSRVINGTSRVSHDKKLKVEKAIKELGYRPNSIAQALASSRTGSVGVVVPELGGSFYSGILHSIEENLRRFGYHAVVAAGSNTEQGQRESVEFLLGRRVDALILHTQLLSDDYLIELEEQGTPVVLINRFIPEMAMSCIDIDNEVGGLLATQYLLQKGHTDIACITGPLDKADARGRLQGYRKALEEAGVPYDEALVSEAGFTEETGISAMKKLINRKCHFTAVFASNDHMAFGAFEVLHQEGLSVPKDVSLVGFDNTIFARYLTPSLTTINFPIEEMSVEAVQLTLQKLKKIKHDVNFKLLPTLVTRNSVSDLPVTL
- a CDS encoding ABC transporter ATP-binding protein; protein product: MAKVEFKNIKKSFGDVEVVKEFDFTVEDGEFVVFLGPSGCGKSTTLRMLAGLESISSGDIVVGGKLMNKVDAKDRDLAMVFQSYALYPHMTVYENIAFALKLKGMPKAEIDVEVLKAAKMLELDPLLNRKPKELSGGQRQRVAMGRAMVRTPKVFLFDEPLSNLDAKLRGVMREEIKHLHRELKTTTIYVTHDQIEAMTLADRIVILKDGYVAQVGTPTEVFQRPANKFVAQFIGNPSMNMLEAKLIEKEGEYFVEIGDVHIPLPERFKSLASKNLALHFGVRPTDIHLRAEQVDHDRVLPFPVKIKDKELLGASILLKTEIGGQPLMVETQAAEVDVKELTLYLDLDAFHLFDALSENSLAS